Proteins encoded together in one Micromonospora kangleipakensis window:
- a CDS encoding TIGR01777 family oxidoreductase encodes MKVVLAGGSGALGRRIAADLTTRGDEVVVLTRSVRPGWPYRQVFWDGATVGSWAAELAGAAVVNLAGELVDRRPTAANVELLTRSRVQPTRALACAAAGLDEPPTVWVQASTLAIYGDGGDAVLDENAPAADGPAQMAGVARAWEQAAAEQPAGRQVVLRTGVVLDRDTPALDRLAGLTRWGLGGRVGSGRQWVSWLHIADLLAIVRRSLDDVTMVGVVHATSPHPVRNAELMAALRQVLHRPPVPPTPAPLVRLGAMLLRTDAALALTGRRCIPSRLLDAGYTFAYPHLVPALQSLLGNRP; translated from the coding sequence GTGAAGGTTGTACTAGCGGGTGGATCAGGTGCCCTAGGTCGGCGCATCGCGGCCGACCTGACTACGCGGGGCGACGAGGTGGTGGTGCTGACCCGGTCCGTTCGGCCGGGGTGGCCGTACCGGCAGGTGTTCTGGGATGGCGCCACGGTGGGTTCGTGGGCGGCCGAGTTGGCGGGCGCCGCGGTGGTGAACCTTGCTGGCGAGCTCGTCGACCGCCGGCCGACGGCGGCCAACGTCGAGCTGCTGACCCGTTCCCGCGTCCAGCCCACTCGCGCGTTGGCCTGCGCCGCGGCGGGTCTGGATGAGCCGCCGACGGTGTGGGTCCAGGCGAGCACGCTGGCGATCTACGGGGACGGCGGTGACGCTGTCCTGGACGAGAACGCTCCGGCGGCCGACGGCCCGGCGCAGATGGCCGGCGTCGCCCGAGCTTGGGAGCAGGCCGCAGCGGAGCAGCCGGCCGGGCGGCAGGTGGTCCTACGTACGGGTGTGGTCCTAGACCGTGACACTCCCGCGCTGGACCGGCTGGCCGGTCTGACCCGCTGGGGTTTGGGCGGGCGGGTCGGCTCCGGGCGGCAGTGGGTGAGCTGGCTGCACATCGCCGATCTGCTCGCAATCGTGCGTCGATCCCTCGACGACGTGACCATGGTCGGCGTGGTGCACGCCACCAGCCCGCACCCGGTCCGCAACGCTGAGCTGATGGCGGCCCTGCGCCAGGTGTTGCACCGTCCCCCAGTACCACCGACGCCGGCCCCGCTCGTGCGTCTGGGCGCGATGCTGCTGCGCACCGATGCGGCACTCGCCCTCACTGGCCGCCGCTGCATCCCGTCACGGCTGCTCGACGCGGGGTACACCTTCGCCTA